One Corynebacterium tuberculostearicum DNA window includes the following coding sequences:
- a CDS encoding SOS response-associated peptidase — protein MCGRFVLFTESLLDEVGALPGVTEVHAPQGTPGPRYNIAPTQPVAMVRVHESLAQVDPARWALLPHWKKDLDGPPLFNARAETVATKPSFRHAFKGQRCLIPMNGYYEWHQEEGGKQPYYVRAEEGLLWAAGLWDTGLDRLSATIVTTAATEEMEWLHHRLPRFLAAEEMRTWLEGSPEEAAELLLPTPLRGFHTHPADKAVGSVSNDYPELLGE, from the coding sequence ATGTGCGGAAGATTCGTTCTTTTTACCGAGTCCCTTCTCGATGAAGTGGGCGCACTGCCCGGAGTTACTGAGGTCCACGCCCCACAAGGTACCCCAGGCCCGCGCTACAATATTGCGCCCACCCAGCCGGTGGCGATGGTGCGCGTGCACGAAAGCCTCGCCCAAGTCGACCCTGCGCGGTGGGCGCTGCTGCCGCACTGGAAGAAGGACCTGGACGGCCCGCCGCTGTTTAACGCCCGGGCGGAGACGGTGGCCACCAAACCCTCCTTCCGGCATGCCTTTAAGGGGCAGCGCTGCCTTATCCCCATGAACGGCTACTACGAATGGCACCAGGAAGAAGGCGGCAAGCAGCCCTATTACGTCCGCGCGGAGGAGGGCCTGTTGTGGGCGGCGGGCCTATGGGACACCGGCCTGGACCGCCTGTCCGCCACGATTGTCACCACCGCCGCCACGGAAGAAATGGAGTGGCTGCACCACCGCCTGCCACGCTTCTTGGCGGCCGAAGAAATGCGTACCTGGCTGGAGGGCAGCCCCGAGGAAGCCGCTGAGCTGCTCTTGCCGACGCCCCTGCGTGGCTTCCACACTCACCCCGCCGACAAGGCTGTGGGCAGCGTATCCAACGATTATCCGGAGCTACTCGGCGAGTAG
- the aroA gene encoding 3-phosphoshikimate 1-carboxyvinyltransferase encodes MPSIMDDMSQPWSAPQAAGPITWAQHVPGSKSLTNRAFILAALADAPSTLRAPLVSRDSQLMEKALESMGARFEHDGEDIHVTPGPLRGATVDCGLAGTVMRFIPPVAALADGAVLVDGDEQAYARPMSTTLDALRQLGVEVDGDSLPFTVRSHGVPEGGEVTIDASGSSQFVSGLLLAGARFAKGITVTHEGGPLPSMPHVEMTVGMLRQAGVRVDSGENTWTVHPGPIAGREWAIEPDLSNATPFLAAAAVTGGRVTIKRWPANTTQPGDAIRHILVDMGVMVTQEPGFVTAKGAKDGALQGIERNMGDIGELTPTVAALCALAETPSTLTGIAHLRGHETDRLKALADNINALGGKVTELADGLHIDPAPLHGGEWPCYADHRMATAGAIIGLRVPGVEVEDISTTAKTLPGFDRMWETMVDPEQQESNG; translated from the coding sequence ATGCCCTCTATTATGGACGATATGTCTCAACCTTGGTCCGCCCCGCAAGCGGCAGGCCCCATTACGTGGGCCCAACACGTGCCGGGCTCGAAGTCTCTTACCAACCGCGCCTTCATCTTGGCGGCGTTGGCCGATGCCCCCTCTACCCTGCGCGCGCCGCTGGTCTCGCGCGATTCGCAGCTGATGGAAAAAGCGCTGGAGTCTATGGGCGCGCGCTTCGAGCACGATGGCGAGGATATCCACGTCACCCCAGGCCCGCTCAGGGGCGCGACGGTGGATTGCGGCCTGGCCGGCACGGTCATGCGCTTTATCCCACCGGTAGCTGCCTTGGCGGACGGCGCCGTGCTTGTCGACGGCGACGAGCAGGCCTACGCCCGCCCCATGTCCACCACTCTGGACGCGCTGCGCCAGCTCGGCGTGGAGGTGGATGGCGATAGCTTGCCCTTTACCGTGCGCTCGCACGGGGTACCGGAAGGCGGCGAGGTTACTATCGACGCCTCTGGCTCCTCGCAGTTCGTCTCCGGACTCCTGCTGGCCGGTGCGCGCTTTGCCAAGGGCATCACCGTCACCCACGAGGGCGGTCCCCTACCGTCCATGCCGCACGTGGAGATGACCGTAGGCATGCTGCGCCAAGCCGGCGTACGCGTGGATTCCGGCGAGAATACGTGGACCGTGCACCCTGGCCCGATTGCCGGGCGGGAATGGGCAATCGAGCCGGATCTCTCCAATGCCACGCCCTTCCTTGCCGCCGCTGCCGTCACCGGCGGCCGCGTGACCATTAAGCGCTGGCCTGCCAATACCACCCAGCCGGGCGACGCCATTCGCCATATTCTGGTGGATATGGGCGTCATGGTCACCCAAGAGCCGGGCTTTGTCACTGCCAAGGGCGCCAAGGACGGCGCGCTGCAGGGCATCGAGCGCAATATGGGCGATATCGGCGAGCTCACCCCCACCGTCGCGGCGTTGTGCGCCCTGGCGGAGACCCCCTCTACCCTCACCGGCATTGCGCACCTGCGCGGGCACGAGACTGACCGTTTAAAGGCGCTGGCGGATAATATCAACGCCCTCGGCGGCAAGGTCACCGAGCTTGCCGACGGCCTGCATATCGACCCCGCCCCTCTCCACGGCGGCGAGTGGCCGTGCTACGCCGATCACCGCATGGCCACCGCGGGTGCGATTATCGGCCTGCGGGTACCGGGCGTAGAGGTAGAAGACATTTCCACCACCGCGAAGACCCTGCCTGGCTTCGACCGCATGTGGGAGACGATGGTGGACCCCGAGCAACAGGAGAGCAATGGCTAG
- the rsgA gene encoding ribosome small subunit-dependent GTPase A — protein sequence MARRFGSFDESDVRVRPGKGSRPRTKDRPKHKNAKFGMVITKDRGRWGVALDDGPRVTAMRARELGRTAIEVGDRVGVVGDTSGKKDTLARIVKLEERTSVLRRTADDTDPYERIVVANADQMLIVTAVADPPPRSGFVERALIAAFVGNIHPILCLTKTDLTDPAPFAAEFADLDVTVVEAGVDDGLEAVRQHIDGHVTALIGHSGVGKSTLVNRLVPDADRETGEVSGVGKGRHTSTQSVALPLPAEDAFTGGWIIDTPGIRSFGLAHVDADDVLGVFEDLAAAIEDCPRGCTHMGPPADPECGLDDPALISPDTASARRRDAVRGLLEALRTNVEWEN from the coding sequence ATGGCTAGGCGTTTCGGTTCTTTCGATGAATCCGACGTGCGCGTGCGCCCCGGCAAAGGCTCGCGGCCGCGTACCAAGGACCGCCCCAAGCACAAAAATGCCAAGTTCGGCATGGTCATCACCAAGGACCGCGGACGCTGGGGCGTAGCGCTAGACGACGGCCCGCGGGTCACCGCCATGCGCGCCCGCGAGCTGGGCCGCACCGCCATCGAGGTGGGCGACCGCGTGGGCGTCGTGGGCGATACCTCCGGCAAGAAAGACACCCTGGCGCGCATTGTGAAGCTGGAAGAGCGCACCTCCGTCCTCCGGCGCACGGCCGATGACACCGACCCTTATGAGCGCATCGTGGTGGCGAATGCGGACCAGATGCTCATCGTCACCGCCGTGGCCGATCCGCCGCCGCGCTCCGGATTTGTTGAGCGCGCCCTGATCGCTGCATTCGTGGGCAATATCCACCCCATCCTGTGCTTGACCAAGACCGATCTCACGGACCCTGCTCCCTTCGCGGCGGAGTTCGCCGATCTCGATGTCACGGTGGTGGAAGCCGGCGTCGACGACGGGCTCGAGGCGGTGCGCCAGCACATCGACGGCCACGTCACCGCACTCATCGGACATTCCGGCGTGGGTAAATCCACCCTGGTCAACCGGCTGGTACCGGATGCGGATAGGGAGACAGGGGAAGTATCGGGCGTCGGCAAAGGCAGGCATACCTCCACCCAATCTGTGGCGCTCCCCCTCCCCGCCGAGGATGCATTCACCGGCGGCTGGATTATCGATACCCCCGGCATTCGTTCCTTTGGCCTCGCACACGTGGATGCCGATGACGTGCTTGGCGTCTTTGAAGACCTTGCCGCCGCCATCGAGGACTGCCCCCGCGGTTGTACGCATATGGGCCCGCCTGCGGACCCAGAATGCGGCCTCGATGATCCTGCGCTTATCTCCCCTGATACCGCCAGTGCGCGGCGGCGCGACGCGGTGCGCGGCCTACTCGAGGCCCTGCGCACCAACGTGGAGTGGGAAAATTAG
- a CDS encoding DUF6912 family protein, whose protein sequence is MAKARVYIPATYAMLAELEETGSLSARSGWGFMVTPALQEFYTEGDEEEIAYSAFLEASMASMRLLAIGDEEKFPHRRVVISVDLDDSVLTPRPDMGEPVVELKPAQFSKDDLASIHVDIAESEETTARAIEAIDTADLGDEDAELAVGDALDKFMAFYHPTELPFLVELL, encoded by the coding sequence GTGGCTAAAGCCCGCGTTTACATCCCTGCGACCTACGCCATGCTGGCGGAACTGGAAGAAACCGGCTCGCTGTCCGCGCGCTCCGGCTGGGGCTTTATGGTGACCCCTGCGCTGCAGGAGTTCTATACCGAGGGCGATGAAGAAGAAATTGCCTACTCGGCCTTCCTCGAGGCCTCTATGGCCTCCATGCGCCTTTTGGCCATCGGCGATGAGGAGAAGTTCCCGCACCGCCGCGTGGTTATCTCGGTAGACTTGGATGATTCTGTCCTTACCCCGCGCCCGGATATGGGCGAGCCGGTGGTAGAGCTTAAGCCGGCACAGTTCAGCAAGGATGACCTAGCGTCCATCCACGTGGATATTGCGGAGTCCGAGGAAACCACCGCGAGGGCCATCGAGGCCATCGATACCGCAGACTTGGGCGATGAAGATGCGGAGCTGGCCGTGGGCGATGCACTGGATAAGTTCATGGCCTTTTATCACCCCACCGAACTCCCTTTCCTCGTAGAATTGCTCTAA
- a CDS encoding HAD-IA family hydrolase encodes MRGLIVDYVGVLDGTEEDNRRWKALLAAAKANGAATAILSNDPGGPGAEHIREWEYRGNVDAVVLSGEVGAEKPEVAAFQAAADALELPLNDCVMVDDSILNVRAAVESGMVGFLYTSFDRVSVEIQAVFDIEGEF; translated from the coding sequence ATGCGTGGTCTAATCGTTGACTATGTCGGCGTCCTTGACGGCACCGAAGAAGACAACCGCCGCTGGAAGGCGCTGCTGGCCGCCGCCAAGGCAAATGGCGCAGCAACCGCCATCCTGTCCAATGACCCAGGCGGACCAGGCGCGGAGCACATCCGCGAGTGGGAGTACCGCGGAAACGTCGACGCAGTTGTTCTCTCCGGCGAGGTGGGGGCGGAAAAGCCTGAGGTCGCAGCCTTCCAAGCGGCAGCGGATGCCCTAGAACTGCCGCTCAATGACTGTGTCATGGTTGATGATTCCATCCTCAACGTGCGCGCCGCCGTGGAATCCGGCATGGTGGGCTTTTTGTACACCAGCTTTGACCGCGTCTCCGTTGAAATCCAGGCAGTCTTCGATATTGAAGGTGAGTTTTAG
- the secA gene encoding preprotein translocase subunit SecA, producing MFGLSKLLRAGEGRTVKRLGKMADDVIALEDKYAELSDDELKAKTDEFKTRLRDGEEMNDILLEAFATVREAAWRVLDQKHYRVQIMGGAALHFGNVAEMRTGEGKTLTSLLPAYLNALDGKGVHIVTVNDYLAKRDAEMMGRVHRWLGLSVGVILSEMRPPERKAAYDCDITYGTNNELGFDYLRDNMVRSLNDVVQRGHNFCIVDEVDSILIDEARTPLIISGPVDGSSQFYGVFAQLAPRMREGIHYEVDHKKRTIGVLEEGVEYVEDQLGIDNLYAPEHSQLVSYLNNALKANELFTRDKDYIVRNGEVMIVDGFTGRVLAGRRYNEGMHQAIEAKEQVEIKNENQTLATVTLQNYFRLYEKISGMTGTAETEAAELHSIYGLDVVPIPTNKPNQRADHSDRIYKTQEAKFAAVVDDIADHVESGQPVLVGTTSVERSEYLSQLLSKRGIKHNVLNAKHHEEEGQIIARAGRPGTVTVATNMAGRGTDIVLGGNPEVILDEKLRERGLDPFEDEEKYQEAWEAEIDSERERSKKLGDQVREAGGLYVLGTERHESRRIDNQLRGRTGRQGDPGETRFYLSMRDELMVRFVGQSMENMMNRLNVPDDVPIEAKMVSNSIKGAQAQVENQNFEMRKNVLKYDEVLNEQRKVVYATRHDILDAGDIQDNIRGMIDDTVSAYVAGATATGYVEDWDLDALWNALDSLYGPTISHEELVEGSEYGSPGELSAEQLRDALVQDANNEYDKLEESVTAIGGEQQMRNTERMVILPIIDQKWREHLYEMDYLKEGIGLRAMAQRDPLVEYQKEGGEMFNAMNDGVKEETVRQLFMLRKQFKQQEEEQTGESAATASGNGEGTVEA from the coding sequence GTGTTTGGACTTTCCAAGCTGCTGCGCGCGGGCGAGGGCCGTACGGTCAAGCGCCTGGGCAAAATGGCAGACGATGTAATTGCCCTTGAGGATAAGTACGCGGAGCTTTCGGACGACGAACTTAAGGCAAAGACCGACGAGTTTAAGACTCGCCTGCGAGACGGCGAAGAGATGAATGACATCTTGCTCGAGGCCTTTGCCACCGTCCGTGAGGCTGCCTGGCGTGTCCTCGATCAGAAGCACTACCGCGTGCAGATCATGGGCGGTGCGGCCCTGCACTTCGGCAACGTCGCCGAGATGCGCACCGGTGAGGGCAAGACCCTGACCTCGCTGCTGCCGGCCTACCTCAATGCCCTTGATGGCAAGGGTGTCCACATCGTGACCGTTAACGATTACTTGGCAAAGCGCGATGCTGAGATGATGGGCCGTGTTCACCGCTGGCTCGGCCTGTCCGTGGGCGTCATCCTGTCCGAGATGCGCCCACCAGAGCGCAAGGCTGCCTACGATTGCGACATTACCTACGGCACCAATAACGAGCTGGGCTTTGACTACCTGCGCGATAACATGGTCCGCTCCCTCAACGATGTGGTGCAGCGCGGCCACAACTTCTGCATCGTGGACGAGGTTGACTCGATTCTTATCGATGAAGCCCGTACCCCGCTCATCATCTCCGGCCCGGTAGATGGTTCCTCCCAGTTCTACGGCGTCTTCGCCCAGCTGGCCCCGCGTATGCGCGAGGGTATCCACTACGAGGTGGACCACAAGAAGCGCACCATCGGCGTGCTGGAAGAGGGCGTGGAATACGTCGAGGATCAGCTCGGCATCGATAACCTCTACGCCCCCGAGCACTCCCAGCTGGTGTCCTACCTGAACAACGCCCTGAAGGCCAACGAGCTGTTCACCCGCGACAAGGACTACATCGTTCGCAATGGCGAAGTCATGATCGTGGACGGCTTCACCGGCCGCGTGCTGGCCGGACGCCGCTACAACGAGGGCATGCACCAGGCCATTGAGGCCAAGGAGCAGGTGGAGATCAAGAACGAGAACCAGACCCTGGCTACCGTTACCCTGCAGAACTACTTCCGCCTGTACGAGAAGATCTCCGGCATGACCGGTACGGCAGAAACCGAGGCCGCCGAGCTACACTCCATCTATGGCCTGGATGTGGTGCCTATTCCTACCAATAAGCCGAATCAGCGTGCCGATCACTCTGACCGCATCTACAAGACGCAGGAAGCTAAGTTCGCCGCCGTAGTGGACGATATTGCCGATCACGTCGAGTCCGGCCAGCCGGTTCTGGTCGGTACCACCTCCGTGGAGCGCTCCGAGTACCTGTCCCAGCTGCTGTCTAAGCGCGGCATTAAGCACAACGTGCTCAACGCTAAGCACCACGAGGAAGAGGGTCAGATCATCGCCCGTGCGGGCCGCCCCGGCACCGTCACCGTGGCTACCAATATGGCCGGCCGTGGTACCGATATCGTGCTCGGTGGCAACCCCGAGGTCATCCTCGATGAGAAGCTGCGCGAGCGCGGCCTAGACCCATTCGAGGATGAAGAGAAGTACCAGGAGGCCTGGGAAGCAGAAATCGATTCCGAGAGGGAGCGCTCTAAGAAACTGGGTGACCAGGTGCGCGAGGCCGGTGGCCTCTACGTACTGGGTACCGAGCGTCACGAGTCCCGCCGCATTGATAACCAGCTGCGTGGTCGTACCGGCCGCCAGGGTGACCCGGGTGAGACCCGCTTCTACCTGTCCATGCGCGATGAGTTGATGGTGCGTTTCGTGGGCCAGTCCATGGAAAACATGATGAACCGCCTCAACGTGCCGGACGATGTCCCCATCGAGGCCAAGATGGTCTCCAACTCCATCAAGGGCGCCCAGGCGCAGGTGGAGAACCAGAACTTTGAGATGCGTAAAAACGTCCTTAAGTACGACGAGGTGCTCAACGAGCAGCGCAAGGTGGTCTACGCTACCCGACACGACATCCTTGATGCCGGCGATATTCAGGACAATATTCGCGGCATGATCGATGACACCGTGTCCGCTTATGTCGCTGGCGCTACCGCCACCGGCTATGTGGAGGACTGGGATTTGGACGCGCTGTGGAATGCGCTGGATTCCCTCTACGGCCCCACCATTTCCCATGAGGAGCTGGTGGAAGGCTCCGAATATGGTTCCCCGGGTGAGCTTTCTGCTGAGCAGCTTCGCGACGCCCTGGTGCAGGACGCCAATAATGAGTACGACAAGCTCGAAGAGTCTGTGACCGCCATTGGCGGCGAGCAGCAGATGCGCAATACCGAGCGCATGGTCATCCTGCCTATCATCGACCAGAAGTGGCGCGAGCACCTCTATGAGATGGACTACCTCAAGGAGGGCATCGGCCTCCGCGCGATGGCGCAGCGCGATCCGCTGGTGGAGTACCAGAAGGAGGGCGGCGAGATGTTCAACGCCATGAACGATGGCGTGAAGGAAGAGACCGTCCGCCAGCTGTTTATGCTGCGCAAGCAGTTCAAGCAGCAGGAAGAGGAACAGACCGGCGAATCCGCTGCTACCGCTTCCGGCAACGGTGAGGGCACCGTAGAGGCTTAG
- the hpf gene encoding ribosome hibernation-promoting factor, HPF/YfiA family: MSQPNKAQVTITGRNVEVPDHFQERVNDKLAKIERLDPTLTFFHVELQHEPNPRRDSEAERIQITATGKGHIARAEAKEDSFYAALETALGKMERSLRKVKVRRENVKSGHRAQKGTGEIAAEMVAQAEAERAKEERYVDPYAETVEDVRPGQIVRTKEHPATPMSVDDALSEMELVGHDFFLFINEENNKPSVVYRRHAYDYGIISLSEDAEA; the protein is encoded by the coding sequence ATGTCCCAGCCGAACAAAGCTCAGGTAACGATTACGGGCCGCAACGTCGAGGTCCCCGATCACTTCCAAGAGCGAGTTAATGACAAGCTGGCCAAGATTGAACGCCTTGACCCCACCCTGACCTTCTTCCACGTGGAGCTACAGCACGAGCCGAACCCGCGCCGTGACTCCGAGGCGGAGCGCATCCAGATCACCGCTACGGGCAAGGGGCATATCGCCCGCGCTGAAGCCAAGGAAGATTCCTTTTACGCAGCGCTCGAAACCGCATTGGGCAAGATGGAGCGCTCCCTGCGCAAGGTGAAGGTGCGCCGCGAAAACGTCAAGAGCGGTCACCGCGCGCAGAAGGGCACCGGCGAGATTGCCGCTGAAATGGTTGCGCAGGCCGAGGCTGAGCGCGCAAAGGAAGAGCGCTACGTTGACCCTTATGCTGAGACCGTGGAGGACGTTCGACCCGGCCAGATCGTGCGCACCAAGGAGCACCCGGCTACCCCGATGAGCGTGGATGATGCCTTGAGCGAGATGGAGCTGGTGGGCCACGACTTCTTCCTCTTTATCAACGAGGAGAACAATAAGCCGTCCGTGGTTTATCGCCGCCACGCCTACGACTACGGCATTATCTCCCTATCGGAAGACGCTGAAGCTTAA
- a CDS encoding ComF family protein yields the protein MRQPPYMVARPRPLGAPVYALGPYSDIRRRIIIGMKERGNRPVREYVGAVFAAGLAHLSARGDIPREFTLVPAPTRPRSARARGGDPVSAVCHAAAQHQRVGVCAALTMGQSTADQSELNAQDRWANLQGRVRVRVPIAQAPALLADDVITTGATLAASIAALQATGVEVCGALVFADA from the coding sequence TTGCGGCAGCCGCCCTACATGGTGGCCCGGCCTCGGCCGCTGGGCGCGCCCGTCTATGCTCTCGGCCCCTATTCCGATATTCGCCGCCGCATCATTATTGGCATGAAGGAGCGAGGCAATCGGCCGGTTCGCGAGTATGTGGGGGCCGTCTTCGCGGCCGGGCTGGCCCATCTGAGTGCCCGCGGCGATATCCCGCGCGAGTTCACCCTCGTGCCCGCGCCTACTCGGCCGCGTTCGGCGCGGGCACGCGGCGGAGATCCGGTGTCCGCTGTGTGTCACGCCGCGGCGCAGCACCAGCGTGTGGGCGTGTGCGCGGCGCTTACTATGGGCCAGTCCACCGCGGACCAGTCCGAGCTCAACGCGCAGGATAGGTGGGCAAACCTGCAGGGCCGAGTCCGCGTGCGCGTGCCTATTGCTCAGGCGCCTGCGCTGCTTGCCGACGACGTCATTACCACCGGCGCCACCCTCGCCGCCAGCATCGCCGCCCTGCAGGCCACGGGTGTAGAAGTCTGTGGGGCATTGGTCTTTGCTGATGCCTAG
- the lpqB gene encoding MtrAB system accessory lipoprotein LpqB → MLRAKYHKTAVVGTAAAVLFVSGCSTLPKNTSPQVVGTYQQQEDGPEEVIAPQPGDDPDLTLRDFYQASAVPGNDHEVARGFLTDNAREAWDASGDVMVVDSLDIVTAPASKQSSRDNERAFTVRGTIIGRLKTGGAYVPENEGYEAVIYMKMQDDRWRVDGLPAGVVMERNEMRNHYTPQSLYFFKQSNYVLVPDRRWLYKGGEQSESTLLTLLMEGPSASIAPATRRAAGENVTFAGYDPEQGYQFEGLADLDSHDRTLFAAQLVWTLTEAGHPGPFKVKADGGDLVEGMDSLSVDDFADYNPEESSTSLSKLYALNEGNLLEVDDGVAEPVKSTLGSSGDVQSVDVADSGLVAAVRRKSNSDFSLQIGELDGQLQDSVDGPTLARPTFEYNGQAAWTVVDGDRIVRVVRSKTTGRISESEVDARSIDDIESEISVIRLSHSGARVAMIIDGHVYIAAVAQSSSGDKRIVNAREVGPEVSGSALSLDWNADGSLIVGTSSSQSPVWRIEQDGSSASTMPTGNITAPVVAVATSPTKLFITDSHAMLELPSTVMDETNWREVSGLQGRRSSPIVSN, encoded by the coding sequence GTGTTGAGAGCGAAGTATCACAAGACCGCAGTTGTCGGCACCGCAGCGGCCGTGCTTTTTGTCAGTGGTTGTTCCACCCTGCCGAAAAACACCAGTCCGCAGGTGGTCGGTACCTACCAACAGCAAGAGGATGGCCCGGAAGAAGTCATTGCACCGCAACCCGGCGATGACCCGGACTTGACGTTGCGCGATTTCTACCAGGCTTCCGCCGTGCCGGGAAACGATCATGAGGTCGCGCGCGGCTTTCTGACTGATAACGCCCGCGAAGCCTGGGACGCCAGCGGCGATGTGATGGTGGTCGATAGCTTGGACATCGTTACCGCGCCCGCTAGTAAGCAAAGCTCGAGGGATAATGAGCGCGCCTTCACAGTGCGCGGCACCATCATCGGCCGCCTTAAAACCGGCGGTGCGTACGTGCCGGAAAATGAGGGCTACGAGGCCGTCATCTACATGAAGATGCAAGACGATAGATGGCGCGTCGATGGCTTGCCGGCCGGAGTAGTAATGGAGCGCAATGAAATGCGCAATCACTACACCCCGCAATCGCTGTACTTCTTTAAGCAGAGCAACTATGTGCTGGTTCCAGACCGCCGCTGGCTGTACAAGGGCGGCGAACAATCGGAGTCGACGCTCCTTACGCTGTTGATGGAGGGACCTTCAGCTAGCATTGCGCCCGCTACCCGCCGGGCAGCGGGAGAGAATGTCACCTTCGCTGGCTATGACCCCGAACAGGGCTACCAATTCGAGGGCCTTGCTGACCTGGACTCCCATGATCGCACGCTCTTTGCGGCCCAGTTGGTGTGGACGCTCACGGAAGCCGGCCATCCCGGCCCCTTCAAGGTCAAGGCCGATGGTGGTGACCTAGTAGAGGGCATGGATAGCCTGAGCGTGGATGACTTCGCGGACTATAACCCGGAGGAAAGCAGCACCTCACTGTCCAAGCTCTATGCCCTTAATGAGGGCAACCTGCTCGAGGTGGACGATGGCGTGGCCGAGCCCGTGAAGTCCACGCTGGGCAGCAGCGGCGACGTGCAATCCGTAGATGTTGCCGATAGCGGCCTCGTTGCGGCCGTGCGCCGCAAGTCTAATAGTGACTTCTCGCTGCAGATAGGCGAGCTTGACGGCCAGCTGCAGGATTCAGTGGATGGCCCCACACTGGCACGGCCGACCTTCGAGTACAACGGGCAAGCCGCCTGGACCGTGGTCGATGGCGATCGCATCGTGCGCGTGGTGCGCTCCAAGACCACAGGCCGCATCTCCGAATCCGAGGTGGATGCCCGCAGCATCGACGATATCGAGAGCGAAATCTCCGTTATCCGCCTGTCCCATAGCGGTGCGCGCGTGGCCATGATTATTGATGGCCACGTGTATATCGCGGCCGTTGCCCAATCCAGCAGCGGCGATAAGCGCATCGTCAACGCCCGCGAGGTGGGCCCCGAAGTATCCGGCTCGGCCCTTTCGCTGGATTGGAATGCGGATGGCTCGCTCATCGTGGGTACTTCCTCGAGCCAGTCGCCCGTATGGCGCATCGAGCAGGATGGTTCCTCGGCCTCGACCATGCCTACCGGCAATATCACCGCCCCCGTGGTGGCCGTGGCAACCTCACCTACCAAGCTCTTTATTACTGATTCGCACGCTATGCTTGAGCTTCCTTCCACCGTCATGGACGAAACCAACTGGCGCGAGGTCTCCGGCCTGCAGGGTCGGCGTTCTTCCCCTATCGTTTCTAATTAG